A genomic segment from Nicotiana sylvestris chromosome 1, ASM39365v2, whole genome shotgun sequence encodes:
- the LOC138871952 gene encoding uncharacterized protein: MGAMMTIFHDMIHREIEVYVDDVIIKSRKQSDHVRDLRKFFQRLRRYNLKLNPIKCAFGVPSGKLLGFIVSHREFRHILMIHNEVADSLATLTSMLHHPNKAYVDPLHIQIHDQHAYCNVVEEELDGIVPVCHRDASVLFDLGSTYSYVSSYFALYLGISRDSLSSPIYVSTTIGDSLVVDRIYRSCFIALSGFENRTDLLLLSMIDFDVILGMDWLSPHYAILDCHAKTVTLSMPANLLGMPPDRDIDFGIDLLSGTQPISIPPYHMVPHELKEQLQELFEKGFIRPSVPPWGALVLFVKKKDGSMRYHRVKILELDILKTAFRTRCSQYEFLVMSFGLTNAPTTFMHLIQIIFWPYLDTFVIVFIDDILVYSQSREDHEQHLRTLLQALREKKLYAKFSKCEFWLDCVAFLGHMVSNEGIKVDPKKVEVVKGPYGDYLRVHTVKVHTKNYLVHDLELAAIVHALKIWRHYLYGVPCEIYTDLQSLQHIFK; the protein is encoded by the exons atgggGGCAATgatgaccatattccacgacatgatacacagggagatcgaggtttatgtggatgatgtgattataaagtctagaaagcagtctgaccatgtcagagatctgagaaagttcttccaaaggcttcgcaggtacaatctcaagcttaatcctatAAAATGTgcgttcggtgttccgtctggaaagttgttgggattcatagttagccaccgag agttcaggcatattctgatgattcataatgaggtcgctgatTCCTTGGCTACTTTaacgtcaatgttacatcatccaaataaggcttatgttgacccgttgcatattcagatCCATgaccagcatgcttattgtaatgtggtggaagaagaacttgatg gtattgttccagtctgtcatagggatgcatcggttctattcgatctaggctccacttattcctatgtgtcctcttattttgccctaTATTTGGGTATATCTAGGGATTCTTTGAGCTcccctatttatgtgtccactACTATAGGAGATTCGCTTGTTGTTGATcgcatttatcggtcatgttttattgctcttagtggttttgagaacagaactgatttattattgctcagcatgatagattttgatgttatcttgggcatggactggttgtcgccccattatgctattcttgattgtcacgcaaAGACCGTGACGCTGTCTATGCCAG ctaatcttttgggcatgccacctgatagagatattgattttggcattgatttgttgtcgggcactcaacccatatcTATTCCTCCTTACCATATGGTTCCTCAtgagttgaaagagcagttaCAGGAATTATTTGAAAAGGGCTTCATTCGGCCCAGTGTgccaccttggggtgctcttgtcttgtttgtaaagaaaaaggatggttctatgc GTTACCATCGGGTGAAGATTCTAGAACTAGATATcttgaagactgctttcaggactcggtgtAGTCaatacgagttccttgtcatgtcatttgggctgaccaatgccccaacaacatttatgcatttgatacaAATTATATTTTGGCCTTATCTTGAtacattcgtcattgtctttattgacgaCATTCTAGTGTACTCCcaaagtcgggaagatcatgagcaacatctGAGGACTTTGCTTCAGGCCTtgagagagaagaaattatatgcaaagttctccaaatgtgagttctggttggattgTGTGGCATTTCTGGGTCACATGGTGTCGaatgaagggatcaaggtggatccgaagaaagtggaagtggTGAaag GACCGTATGGTGATTACCTACGTGTCCATACAGTGAAGGTGCATACAAAGAACTAtcttgtccacgaccttgagcttgcagctattgttcatgccttgaagatttggaggcattatttgtacggtgtcccttgtgagatctacactgatctCCAGAGTTTGCAGCATatattcaagtag